A genomic segment from Polyangium mundeleinium encodes:
- a CDS encoding NAD(P)H-dependent flavin oxidoreductase, whose amino-acid sequence MPIPRILEGRLTLPVIGAPMFIVSGPELVIAQCKAGVVGSFPALNARPKEQLEAWITRIKTELDEYRAQNPGARVAPFAVNQIAHRSNDRLEHDVEVCVRHEVPIIITSLRPPAEVVKAVHSYGGIVLHDVINVRHAEKALEEGVDGLILVCAGAGGHAGALSPFALVAEVRKFYQGTVCLAGAISTGRDVLTAQSIGADLAYVGTRFIATEEANAVPGYKQMLIDTTAKDVVYSSLFTGIHGNYLKPSVAAAGLDPDNLPAADKSTMNFGSGGNTAAKAWRDIWSAGQGVGSITDAPRVETLVRRMRSEYDAAREDLVARSNTFRG is encoded by the coding sequence ATGCCGATTCCCCGCATCCTCGAAGGCCGCCTCACGCTCCCCGTGATCGGCGCGCCCATGTTCATCGTTTCGGGCCCCGAGCTCGTCATTGCCCAGTGCAAGGCCGGCGTGGTCGGGTCCTTCCCGGCGCTCAACGCGCGTCCGAAGGAGCAACTCGAGGCTTGGATCACACGGATCAAAACCGAGCTCGACGAATACCGCGCCCAAAACCCCGGCGCGCGCGTCGCGCCGTTCGCCGTCAATCAGATCGCGCACCGCTCGAATGACAGGCTCGAACACGACGTCGAGGTCTGCGTCCGCCACGAGGTGCCCATCATCATCACGAGCCTGCGCCCGCCGGCCGAGGTCGTGAAGGCCGTGCATTCGTACGGCGGCATCGTGCTCCACGACGTCATCAACGTGCGTCACGCCGAAAAGGCGCTCGAAGAGGGCGTCGACGGCCTCATCCTCGTCTGCGCGGGCGCGGGCGGCCACGCCGGCGCGCTCTCGCCCTTCGCGCTCGTCGCCGAGGTCCGCAAGTTCTATCAGGGCACGGTTTGCCTCGCCGGCGCCATCTCCACGGGCCGCGACGTCCTCACCGCGCAATCGATCGGCGCCGACCTCGCGTACGTCGGCACGCGCTTCATCGCCACCGAAGAAGCGAACGCGGTGCCCGGCTACAAGCAAATGCTCATCGACACGACGGCGAAGGACGTCGTGTATTCGTCCCTCTTCACCGGCATCCACGGCAATTACCTCAAGCCCTCGGTCGCGGCGGCCGGGCTCGACCCGGACAACCTGCCCGCGGCCGACAAATCCACCATGAATTTCGGCTCCGGCGGCAATACGGCCGCGAAGGCGTGGCGCGACATCTGGAGCGCGGGCCAGGGCGTCGGGAGCATCACGGACGCCCCGCGCGTGGAGACGCTCGTCCGCCGCATGCGGTCCGAGTACGACGCCGCGCGCGAGGACCTCGTCGCCCGGTCGAATACTTTCCGCGGATAG
- a CDS encoding TetR/AcrR family transcriptional regulator → MSGDKRFRKTPRQERSRSTVEALLEATARAIGAEGPANATTQQIAHIAGVSIGSLYQYFPGKEALFGALIERAIEEDLEAIRKAVDASRGLPFGEGARLVLARVLDLPMKRPRLYAWMIRYLPELGLLPAIQGAVRESARETRRFLEIHKGDLPSADLDAMALLTVGAVRGALEAVARERPELLEHESLLDHMADLTLGLLDRTAARAAGTKS, encoded by the coding sequence ATGAGCGGGGACAAACGGTTCCGCAAGACGCCCCGGCAGGAGCGCTCGCGTTCGACGGTCGAGGCCCTTCTGGAGGCGACCGCGCGGGCGATCGGCGCCGAGGGGCCGGCGAATGCGACGACGCAGCAGATCGCGCACATCGCAGGCGTGAGCATTGGCTCGTTGTATCAATATTTTCCGGGCAAGGAGGCGCTCTTCGGCGCGCTCATCGAGCGCGCGATCGAGGAGGACCTCGAAGCCATCCGCAAAGCCGTGGACGCGTCGCGGGGTCTGCCCTTCGGGGAGGGCGCGCGGCTCGTGCTCGCCCGCGTGCTCGACCTGCCGATGAAACGGCCGCGGCTTTATGCCTGGATGATCCGGTATCTCCCCGAGCTCGGCCTCTTGCCGGCGATCCAAGGAGCGGTGCGCGAAAGCGCGCGTGAGACGAGGCGGTTTTTGGAGATCCACAAGGGGGATTTGCCTTCTGCGGACCTCGACGCGATGGCGCTCCTCACCGTCGGCGCCGTCCGGGGCGCGCTCGAAGCCGTGGCCCGCGAGCGTCCGGAGCTGCTCGAACACGAGAGCTTGCTCGACCACATGGCCGATCTCACCCTCGGGCTCCTCGACCGGACCGCGGCCCGCGCGGCCGGCACGAAATCTTGA
- a CDS encoding transposase, with translation MGRTREKQASLWVAAPSLPRSPGHRFYEKLNELLRENGFDRAMEAACAKYFEADGTAGRPSIPPGLYFRMLLVGYFEGIESERGLEWRCSDSLSLREYLGLLPGETVPDHSTLSKMRKRLGSEVFEGMFAFVLGVVNRSGLLHGKVMGVDSTYLRADASMKAIVRRETGEVYADYIKRLAKEEGIENPTMEDARRLDRKRKGKKTSNTDWKSPTDEDARIAKLKDGRTRLAYKTEHVVDMSTGVVVAAEVYSANEADPATMAQSLEQARTNVEQAKSSEERDSDDDPPPEGGSSDAEPERTVIEVVADKGYHKAELLLSLKVSGYRTYVPERIQSVRRWVDKGWDMQQTFYGNRNRVRRPKGRALQRKRGELIERTFAHACETGGMRRVRVRGRENVRKRYLAHIAALNLGLVLRQILGAGTPRALAAARKGSALAVLVIWAAMVALVRGTPRRLARFSRATWRGMYPHQMQDVGVAIGGA, from the coding sequence ATGGGGCGAACACGTGAGAAGCAGGCGTCGCTCTGGGTGGCGGCGCCTTCGCTGCCGCGGTCGCCGGGGCACCGGTTCTACGAGAAGCTGAACGAGCTTCTTCGCGAGAACGGGTTTGACCGGGCCATGGAGGCGGCGTGCGCGAAGTATTTCGAGGCCGACGGGACGGCGGGGAGGCCATCGATCCCGCCTGGGCTTTACTTCCGGATGCTGCTGGTCGGCTACTTCGAGGGGATCGAGTCCGAGCGTGGGCTCGAGTGGCGCTGCTCGGACTCGCTGTCGCTGCGGGAATACCTCGGGCTGTTGCCCGGCGAAACGGTGCCCGACCATTCGACGCTTTCCAAGATGCGCAAGCGCCTCGGCAGTGAGGTTTTCGAGGGGATGTTCGCCTTCGTGCTCGGGGTCGTGAATCGCTCCGGGCTCCTCCATGGCAAAGTCATGGGCGTGGACTCGACGTATCTCCGCGCGGACGCCTCGATGAAGGCGATCGTGCGGCGCGAGACGGGCGAGGTGTACGCGGACTACATCAAGCGGCTGGCGAAGGAGGAAGGCATCGAGAATCCGACCATGGAGGATGCTCGGCGACTCGACCGCAAGCGCAAGGGAAAGAAGACGTCGAATACCGACTGGAAAAGCCCCACCGACGAAGATGCCCGCATCGCAAAGCTCAAGGATGGCCGCACGCGATTGGCCTACAAGACCGAGCATGTCGTCGACATGAGCACGGGCGTCGTGGTCGCCGCGGAGGTCTATTCAGCGAACGAGGCCGACCCAGCGACGATGGCGCAAAGCCTCGAGCAGGCGCGCACGAATGTCGAGCAGGCCAAGAGCAGCGAGGAGCGCGATTCGGACGACGATCCGCCTCCGGAGGGCGGCAGCAGCGACGCGGAGCCCGAGCGCACCGTGATCGAGGTCGTGGCGGACAAGGGGTATCACAAGGCCGAGCTGCTTCTATCGTTGAAGGTGTCCGGCTATCGCACGTACGTCCCGGAGAGGATCCAGTCCGTCCGCAGATGGGTGGACAAGGGCTGGGATATGCAGCAAACGTTTTACGGGAACCGAAACCGCGTGCGTCGTCCGAAGGGGCGCGCTCTTCAACGCAAACGTGGAGAGCTCATCGAACGAACATTCGCCCACGCATGCGAGACGGGCGGAATGAGGAGGGTGCGAGTGAGAGGCCGGGAGAACGTGAGAAAACGCTACCTGGCGCATATCGCCGCGCTCAATTTGGGGCTCGTGCTACGTCAAATACTCGGCGCAGGGACCCCGCGGGCCCTGGCCGCGGCCCGGAAGGGCTCCGCCCTTGCAGTTTTGGTGATATGGGCAGCCATGGTGGCCCTGGTACGGGGCACGCCGAGGCGGTTGGCACGATTTTCCCGGGCCACGTGGCGCGGGATGTACCCGCATCAAATGCAAGATGTTGGGGTCGCGATCGGGGGCGCGTAG
- a CDS encoding pyridoxamine 5'-phosphate oxidase family protein, with product MAKDGNGHAAAMRKLRRLVKGIRVAMMTTTTGDGTLHSRPMATCEALDEDGALWFFTSCETAKVHEINADHHVNIAYSDPENDRYVSLTGMARVVRDREKMQKLWSPMLRVWFPRGLDEPDIALLRVEVDRAEYWDPSAGLFSAIVSRVRSAVTGAPGFPARHGRIDLRHGEEQPRAA from the coding sequence ATGGCGAAAGACGGCAATGGTCACGCGGCGGCGATGCGAAAGCTGAGGCGGCTCGTGAAGGGCATTCGCGTGGCGATGATGACCACGACCACCGGAGACGGCACCTTGCACAGCCGCCCGATGGCCACGTGCGAAGCGCTCGACGAGGACGGCGCGCTCTGGTTCTTCACGTCCTGCGAGACCGCGAAGGTGCACGAGATCAACGCCGATCACCACGTGAACATCGCATACTCCGATCCGGAGAACGATCGATATGTCTCTCTCACGGGCATGGCTCGGGTCGTCCGCGACCGGGAGAAAATGCAGAAGCTCTGGAGCCCGATGCTGCGCGTCTGGTTCCCGCGTGGTCTCGACGAGCCGGACATCGCCCTTTTGCGAGTCGAGGTCGACCGGGCGGAATACTGGGATCCCTCGGCGGGCCTGTTCTCCGCAATCGTCAGCCGCGTGCGCTCGGCCGTGACGGGCGCCCCGGGATTCCCCGCCAGGCACGGCCGGATCGACCTCCGGCATGGCGAGGAGCAGCCACGCGCGGCCTGA
- a CDS encoding MotA/TolQ/ExbB proton channel family protein — protein MLDTPIEPAAAPIRLDPVSLILHSSGPVFVVVWLLVAAAIMVWIIAFLKALQLGRLSRAERRFEQEAKQALSADALFAAASRYADAPGAVVVLELGKRAGSPKLLDSVAKRALVDQEQRAGSLMASLSTIAAAAPFVGLFGTVYGIMDAFLRIGQAKSASLPVVAPAIGEALIATAIGLAAAIPAVVAYNALNKRIDALLSAIEAASQGWVALVSEVPAALPKPGAQG, from the coding sequence ATGCTTGATACGCCGATCGAACCTGCCGCGGCGCCGATCCGCCTGGATCCGGTCTCGCTCATCCTGCATTCGTCCGGGCCCGTGTTCGTCGTGGTCTGGCTGCTCGTGGCCGCGGCGATCATGGTCTGGATCATCGCATTCTTGAAGGCGCTTCAGCTCGGCCGGCTGAGCCGCGCGGAGCGGCGCTTCGAACAAGAGGCGAAGCAGGCCTTGTCGGCCGACGCGCTGTTCGCCGCCGCGAGCCGGTATGCCGACGCCCCGGGCGCCGTGGTCGTGCTCGAGCTCGGAAAACGCGCGGGGAGCCCGAAATTGCTCGATTCCGTGGCGAAACGCGCGCTCGTGGATCAGGAGCAGCGGGCCGGATCGCTCATGGCCTCGCTCTCCACGATCGCCGCCGCCGCGCCGTTCGTGGGGTTGTTTGGCACGGTCTACGGGATCATGGATGCGTTTTTGCGCATTGGGCAGGCGAAGAGCGCAAGCTTGCCGGTCGTGGCGCCGGCGATCGGCGAGGCTTTGATCGCGACGGCGATCGGGCTCGCGGCGGCCATTCCGGCGGTCGTGGCGTACAACGCGCTGAACAAGCGGATCGACGCGCTTTTGTCGGCGATCGAGGCGGCGAGCCAGGGCTGGGTGGCGCTCGTCTCCGAGGTGCCGGCGGCGCTGCCGAAGCCGGGCGCGCAAGGGTAG
- a CDS encoding OmpA family protein: MSRLTVITLLGTTLAALSIGCGSDPVATPSTAAAVAAPNPAAAAQPQVASTQAAPVKKDKTTPTAGSVHIEDRIVKACGDIPRARFAFDSSDLEPEATKALEALARCFTTGPLAGKGMKLVGHADPRGETEYNFGLGQKRAGNVADFLGKKGLEKSRVETSSRGEIEAIGVDDEGWAQDRKVDVYLAD; the protein is encoded by the coding sequence ATGTCGCGTCTCACGGTCATCACCCTGTTGGGCACCACGCTCGCCGCGCTGTCGATCGGTTGTGGTTCGGATCCCGTCGCCACGCCGAGCACGGCCGCGGCGGTCGCCGCGCCGAACCCCGCGGCCGCAGCGCAGCCGCAGGTCGCGAGCACGCAAGCCGCGCCCGTGAAGAAGGACAAGACGACCCCCACCGCCGGTTCGGTGCACATCGAGGATCGTATCGTGAAGGCGTGCGGCGACATTCCGCGCGCGCGTTTCGCGTTCGACTCGTCCGACCTCGAGCCGGAGGCCACGAAGGCGCTCGAAGCGCTCGCCCGCTGCTTCACGACGGGCCCGCTCGCCGGCAAGGGAATGAAGCTCGTGGGCCACGCCGATCCGCGCGGGGAGACTGAATACAACTTCGGCCTCGGCCAGAAGCGCGCCGGCAACGTGGCGGACTTCCTGGGCAAGAAGGGGCTCGAAAAGTCGCGCGTGGAGACGTCGTCGCGCGGGGAAATCGAGGCGATCGGGGTCGACGACGAAGGCTGGGCCCAGGATCGCAAGGTCGACGTGTATCTCGCGGACTGA
- a CDS encoding nuclear transport factor 2 family protein — MEWSRDDVHAVVKRSPDRVAAHDKEGWVGLFADGAVVEDPVGGPPARKGADLRDGDDELGRFYDVYIAPNEVRFEVLADVVQGLTVVRDVNITTRTPNGARVALPAYLIYELGEVDGALRVQRMRAFWELRGVTMSAVKGGPTSLIAMTGLTARMLRIQGFSNVSTYLEGLWRGMFERGHAAAEEFARAIRERDLAGLRGLFADDETRIEIEPGKRHSPRSVFDALGPGASLEIEAPISAGFFTAFRCTLTAHGARRSGVGLFEFDPHTRFCTSARLYLG; from the coding sequence ATGGAATGGAGCCGAGACGATGTGCACGCGGTCGTGAAGCGCTCGCCCGACCGCGTCGCCGCGCACGACAAAGAAGGCTGGGTGGGACTCTTCGCGGACGGCGCGGTCGTCGAGGACCCGGTCGGCGGCCCGCCCGCGCGGAAGGGCGCGGATCTGCGCGACGGCGACGACGAGCTCGGGCGCTTTTACGACGTCTACATTGCCCCGAACGAAGTGCGCTTCGAGGTGCTCGCGGACGTGGTGCAAGGGCTCACGGTGGTGCGGGACGTGAACATCACGACGCGCACGCCGAACGGTGCGCGCGTGGCGCTGCCCGCGTATCTGATCTACGAGCTCGGCGAGGTGGACGGCGCGCTGCGGGTGCAACGCATGCGGGCGTTCTGGGAGCTCCGCGGCGTCACGATGTCCGCGGTGAAGGGCGGGCCGACGAGCCTGATCGCGATGACGGGGCTCACCGCGCGTATGCTGCGGATCCAGGGTTTTTCCAATGTGTCGACGTACCTCGAAGGCCTCTGGCGGGGCATGTTCGAGCGCGGGCACGCGGCGGCGGAGGAGTTCGCCCGCGCGATTCGAGAGCGTGATCTCGCAGGGCTGCGGGGGCTCTTCGCGGACGACGAGACGCGGATCGAGATCGAGCCGGGCAAGCGGCATTCGCCGCGGAGCGTCTTCGACGCGCTCGGCCCGGGCGCCTCGCTGGAGATCGAGGCCCCGATCTCCGCAGGGTTCTTCACGGCCTTCCGTTGCACGCTCACGGCCCACGGCGCGCGCCGGAGCGGCGTGGGGCTCTTCGAATTCGATCCGCACACGAGGTTCTGTACCTCGGCGCGGCTTTACCTGGGATGA